Genomic segment of Streptomyces zhihengii:
AACCGGCTCGCGGGCCCGTACTCCCTGGTGGCAAGGGGGTTGACCGGCCCTTTCCGCAAGAGGGCGGTAGGGGCGAGAAGTTGGCTGAAAACCGTCGGTTGTGAGGGTGCGAATCCGTCAGACGTGCGGCGCCCCGCCCGCCCCCCTGCGCGCCCCCTCGCGCGGGTGCGCCCGGGCGGTGTCCTCCCTCTTCCGGGACTGGTGCAGCAGCAGCCGGCAGGCGCACGTCACGGCCGCCAGGCCCAGCCACGCCGTCGCCGCGCCGCCCGCCGACGTCCCGTACGCGGCGAGCGTCACCGGCACCAGCAGGCAGACGAACGCCGCCCAGCGCACCGCGCTTCCCGCGGCCGGGGTGCCCGGCGCACGGCGGGGGCCGGCGGCCGGCGTCCGCGGCGCGGGCCCGCGGGCCGGGGTGACGGGGGCGGGGCGGACCGGGGCGGCGGCGGGCTGACGTGCGGACACTCGGAGCTCCTGGGGCGCGACGGGTGGGCGACCGGCCAAACGACGGGCCCCGCGCCCGGTCACTGTGCGCAGCCGCCGGACAGCGGACAGGAAGCTGCATGGGCCACCTGCCATTGCCAGGGCGGGCGGTGCTCGTGCATGCTCCCTGGAACGCCGTGCATGAGGCAGTGGGACCTGGGCAGGAGAGGAGTGCCGCCGTACCCTTGGGGGTATGAGGCCGGGAAGACGTTTCCCGGACACCGCTCCGTCCCGTCCGCTCCGCACCTTCATTCCCTCACACGAGGACGTTCTTCGCCGAGACATCGATGGCCGGTCACGAGATCCCCGAACCCGCGGACCGCAAGCAGGTCGCCGACCCCCTGTCGGACCTGCGAGCGGCAGAAGAGTCATGTCACTCCTGCGATCCCGCCTTCCAGCACGGAGTAGTCGTCGGCTTCGACGGCTCGACCTCCAGTGAGCGGGCGCTCGCCTACGCCATCGGCATGGCCTGCCGGTCGGGCTCCGGCCTGATCATCGTCCATGTCGCCAACCGGCTGCCGACCACCGTCTGGGCGGGCTGCGAGCCGCCCGTCTTCGTGGACGTCCCGGACCACCGCACCGAGGTGCTCGGTCTCGAACTCGCCTGCGCGGACTACCTGAGCGAGGTCCCCTGGATCCTCGTGGAGCGCGGCGGCGACATCTGCCACGAACTGGAGGAGGTCGGCCGGGAGTACTCGGCCGACGCGATCGTGGTCGGCTCCACGCACGGCCTCGTGGGGCGGATCTTCGGCTCGGTCGCGGGCCGCCTCGCCCGGCGCGCGAAGCGCCCGGTGATCGTCATCCCGTAGCGCACCGCGCCGCGTTCCGCCGTACCGCGTTCCGTGCTGTCGCCGCTGTCGCCGCTGTCGTCGTGCCGCGCTTCCTGCTGCCGCGTTCCGTGTTGCCCTCCGCCGTGCGTCCCCCTGCCGCGCCCCGTGCCCCGCGCCGCCCTCCGCGTACCTCGCGCGCGTGCCGCGGGGTGTCACTCCCGTCCCGTTGCCGCTGTCCCTTCCCGCTGGTGACGGCACGTCAACTCGCCCTGGAAACAGTTGAATCCGGATGCTTCCGCGAGGTTGGTTGTGCGCTTGTGAAGGGTACATATCGGTCGCTGGGTCCACAGCACTTGGCAGCACGGTGCAGCACGACTGCACGGACAGGAAGGGAGCCCGCCGTGGACAACGACGTCTCTGCGGGAAGCGCCGGATCGACCGCGATCCTCGGCCGTCTCGCACTCGGACTGACTCTGCTGGCGTTCGGCGCCGGCGCGACCGGAGTGATCGACAACGTGGGGGCGACCGACGCCGCGGCCCTCGCGACCTGGGTCGGCGGAGTCACCCTCTTCGTCGTCGGACTGCTCGAATTCCGGGCGGGCGACGGCGCGTCGGGGACGGCGTACGCCGGCCTCGGGGCGTTCTGGTTCACCTGGGGCACGGGAGTGGGCTCCGAGGTGTCCGCCGAGGCGGCGGGCCTGTTCCTGCTGCTGTGGGCGCTGCTGGCGCTGACGCTGACGGCCGCCTCGTCGGGCACCGGCGTGCTGGGCCAGGGCGTCTACGGGCTGCTGTGCCTGTCCCTGCTGCTCGGCGGCGCGGCCGCCTTCGCGGGCAACGAGGCGCTCGCGAAGGCGGGCGGCTGGGTCGGCGCCGTCGCGGGCCTGCTGGCCTGGTACGGAGCGACCGCCGCGCTCGCCAAGTGGCCCACGTTCACCGGACGCGCCGCCGGCCGGGGGGTGACGGCCACCGGCTGAGCGGCCTGAGGGCCGGCGCGAGGGGTTGCGCGCCGGCGGCACGGAGAACGCCCCCTGCGTCGAGGCAGGGGGCGTTCTCCGTGTCCGGCCGGTGCCGTCCTACTCGACGGTGACGGACTTCGCCAGGTTGCGCGGCTTGTCGATGTCCCGGCCGAGGGCCAGGGCCGTGTGGTAGGCGAGGAGCTGGAGCGGGATGCCCATCAGGATCGGGTCCAGCTCGTCCTCGTTCTTCGGCACCACGATGGTGTGGTCGGCCTTCTCCTGCTCGCGGTGGGCGACGGCCAGTATCCGGCCGGAGCGGGCCTTGATCTCCTCCATCGCCGCGCGGTTCTTCTCCAGCAGCTCGTCGTCCGGCACGATCGCGACGGTCGGCAGCGCGGGCTCGATCAGGGCGAGCGGGCCGTGCTTGAGCTCGGAGGCGGGGTAGGCCTCGGCGTGGATGTAGGAGATCTCCTTGAGCTTCAGGGAGGCCTCCAGCGCGACCGGGTAGCCGCGCACCCGGCCGATGAACATCATCGACTTGGCGTCCGCGTACTGCTCGGCCAGCTTCTTGATCTCGCCCTCGGTCTCCAGGATCTCGCTGATCTGGCCGGGCAGCTTGCGCAGGCCCTCGATGATCCGGCGGCCCTCGGCGACGGACAGGTCCCGGATGCGGCCGAGGTGCAGGGCGATCAGCGCGAAGGCGACGACCGTGTTGGTGAAGCACTTGGTGGAGACGACGCAGACCTCGGGGCCGGCGTGCACGTACGTGCCGCCGTCCGCCTCGCGGGCGATCGCCGAGCCGACGACGTTGACGACGCCGAGCACCCGGCCGCCCTTGCGCTTGAGCTCCTGGACGGCCGCGAGGACGTCGTAGGTCTCACCGGACTGGGAGACGGCGATGTAGAGGGTGTCCGGGTCCACCACCGGGTTGCGGTAGCGGAACTCGGAGGCCGGCTCGGCGTCCGCGGGGATGCGGGCCAGGGACTCGATGAGCCCGGCGCCGATCAGGCCGGCGTGGTACGAGGTGCCGCAGCCGAGGATCTTCACCCGGCGGATGCCGCGGGCCTCGCGCGGGTCCAGGTTCAGGCCGCCCAGGTGCACGGTGTTGAACCGGTCGTCGATGCGGCCGCGCAGCACGCGGTCGACCGCGTCGGGCTGCTCGCTGATCTCCTTGTGCATGTACGTGTCGTGGCCGCCCATGTCGTAGGAGGCGGCCTCCCACTCCACGGTCTCCGGGGTGGCGGTGGTCGTCGCGCCGGAGGTCGTGTACGTGCGGAAGTCGTCGGCCTTGAGGGTGGCCATCTCGCCGTCGTCGAGGGTGACGATCTGGCGGGTGTGGGCGACCAGGGCGGCGATGTCGGAGGCGACGAACATCTCCTTGTCGCCGATGCCGAGGACGACCGGGGAGCCGTTGCGGGCGACCACGATGCGGTCGGGGAAGTCGGCGTGCATGACGGCGACGCCGTAGGTGCCCTCGATCGCCTTGACGGCCTCGCGGACCTTCTCCTCCAGGGTGGTGGCCTGGGAGCGGGCGATCAGGTGGGTGATGACCTCGGTGTCCGTCTCCGAGAGGAAGACGATGCCGTCGGACTCCAGCTTCGCGCGCAGCTCGGC
This window contains:
- a CDS encoding universal stress protein, with translation MAGHEIPEPADRKQVADPLSDLRAAEESCHSCDPAFQHGVVVGFDGSTSSERALAYAIGMACRSGSGLIIVHVANRLPTTVWAGCEPPVFVDVPDHRTEVLGLELACADYLSEVPWILVERGGDICHELEEVGREYSADAIVVGSTHGLVGRIFGSVAGRLARRAKRPVIVIP
- a CDS encoding GPR1/FUN34/YaaH family transporter; amino-acid sequence: MDNDVSAGSAGSTAILGRLALGLTLLAFGAGATGVIDNVGATDAAALATWVGGVTLFVVGLLEFRAGDGASGTAYAGLGAFWFTWGTGVGSEVSAEAAGLFLLLWALLALTLTAASSGTGVLGQGVYGLLCLSLLLGGAAAFAGNEALAKAGGWVGAVAGLLAWYGATAALAKWPTFTGRAAGRGVTATG
- the glmS gene encoding glutamine--fructose-6-phosphate transaminase (isomerizing) → MCGIVGYIGKRDVAPLLLEGLQRLEYRGYDSAGVVINSPKAAALKMVKAKGRVRDLEARVPKRFSGTTGIAHTRWATHGAPSDINSHPHLDADNKVAVVHNGIVDNAAELRAKLESDGIVFLSETDTEVITHLIARSQATTLEEKVREAVKAIEGTYGVAVMHADFPDRIVVARNGSPVVLGIGDKEMFVASDIAALVAHTRQIVTLDDGEMATLKADDFRTYTTSGATTTATPETVEWEAASYDMGGHDTYMHKEISEQPDAVDRVLRGRIDDRFNTVHLGGLNLDPREARGIRRVKILGCGTSYHAGLIGAGLIESLARIPADAEPASEFRYRNPVVDPDTLYIAVSQSGETYDVLAAVQELKRKGGRVLGVVNVVGSAIAREADGGTYVHAGPEVCVVSTKCFTNTVVAFALIALHLGRIRDLSVAEGRRIIEGLRKLPGQISEILETEGEIKKLAEQYADAKSMMFIGRVRGYPVALEASLKLKEISYIHAEAYPASELKHGPLALIEPALPTVAIVPDDELLEKNRAAMEEIKARSGRILAVAHREQEKADHTIVVPKNEDELDPILMGIPLQLLAYHTALALGRDIDKPRNLAKSVTVE